One segment of Calypte anna isolate BGI_N300 chromosome 4A, bCalAnn1_v1.p, whole genome shotgun sequence DNA contains the following:
- the CD38 gene encoding ADP-ribosyl cyclase/cyclic ADP-ribose hydrolase 1, whose protein sequence is MPFQQGSARSRQRTVLLLGMVVLLVALVVAVVLASLLTHRKQGDGPQMLKWKDRGTTKNLQEVILGRCYNYVLARHPELGDKDCLKIWETLKHAFMYKNPCNITTEDYQPLMELGSHPIPCNKSLFWSKTNDLVHRYTKSNQNFLTLEDTLLGYMADRVSWCGDPSDPGINYESCPKRSECESNPSSVFWKMASKMFAEAACGVVQVMLNGSIEAGAFRNSSIFGSIEIFNLNPDKVSAVHIWVMHDIGGPQSESCSGHSIKRLKSILEERNFKITCEDNYRPVQLLQCVHSPEHMDCRLCTNPTPAP, encoded by the exons ATGCCTTTCCAGCAGGGTTCTGCTCGCAGCCGGCAGAGAACcgtcctgctgctggggatggtggTCCTGCTGGTCGCCCTGGTTGTCGCCGTCGTgctggcctccctcctgactCACAGGAAGCAAGGGGACGGTCCCCAAATGCTGAAGTGGAAGGACAGAGGGACCACTAAGAACCTGCAAGAGGTCATCTTGGGAAGATGCTACAACTACGTCCTGGCGCGGCACCCGGAGCTGGG AGATAAGGATTGCCTAAAAATATGGGAAACATTGAAGCATGCCTTCATGTACAAGAATCCCTGTAATATCACAACAGAAGATTATCAGCCTTTAATGGAGCTAGGAAGTCATCCCATCCCCTGTAACAAG TCCCTGTTTTGGAGCAAGACAAATGACCTCGTCCATCGTTACACAAAATCCAACCAGAATTTCCTCACCTTGGAGGACACTTTGTTGGGTTACATGGCTGATAGGGTTTCATGGTGTGGAGACCCCTCTGACCCAG GGATCAACTATGAGTCTTGTCCAAAACGAAGTGAATGTGAGAGCAACCCTAGCTCTGTCTTCTGGAAAATGGCATCCAAGATG TTTGCAGAAGCAGCTTGTGGTGTGGTCCAGGTGATGCTCAATGGATCAATAGAAGCTGGAGCTTTCAGAAACAGCAG CATCTTTGGCAGCATTGAGATCTTTAACCTAAATCCAGATAAAGTCTCTGCAGTACACATTTGGGTCATGCATGACATTGGTGGACCTCAAAG tgaatCCTGCTCAGGTCATTCCATTAAGAGGTTAAAAAGCATCTTAGAAGAGCGAAACTTTAAGATCACCTGTGAAGACAACTACAG gccaGTCCAGCTCCTCCAGTGTGTGCACAGCCCTGAGCACATGGACTGCAGGCTCTGCACCaaccccaccccagccccctgA
- the FGFBP1 gene encoding fibroblast growth factor-binding protein 1, producing MRIKSFGFLCVLILVSQMLLAHCERLKERKKGRKGIEHSGKNQTESTQENEKGRKPKGGRASPKGKFKSKENAECTWAVSDMDAATLHVSCEHGESKFWCQFSGDPSTCPQYAANQKSYWKQVSRSLKKQEHLCQDPKSVLKSKVCRKGPRSAHLKLTHSSFLSPVGPVEGNTMHHPEEVVQTPAAASGTEKKAEHRPRDCVEDIDYIDQKKVAEEYCPESLLSLCNFFITMVQDKKC from the coding sequence ATGAGGATCAAAAGCTTTGGATTTCTTTGTGTATTGATTCTGGTCTCCCAGATGCTCCTAGCCCACTGTGAAagactgaaggaaagaaaaaagggaagaaaaggtaTAGAACACAGTGGGAAAAACCAGACTGAATCTacccaagaaaatgaaaaagggcGGAAGCCAAAAGGGGGAAGAGCATCTCCTAAAGGCAAGTTTAAATCCAAAGAAAATGCTGAGTGCACTTGGGCAGTGAGTGACATGGATGCTGCTACTCTGCACGTATCCTGTGAGCATGGTGAGAGCAAGTTCTGGTGTCAATTCTCTGGAGACCCCTCCACCTGTCCCCAGTATGCAGCAAACCAGAAATCCTACTGGAAACAAGTCTCCCGATCCCTAAAGAAGCAAGAGCATCTCTGCCAAGACCCCAAAAGTGTCCTCAAATCTAAAGTGTGTAGGAAAGGTCCAAGGAGTGCTCACCTCAAGCTGACCCACTCAAGCTTTCTGTCACCCGTGGGTCCTGTGGAAGGGAACACAATGCACCATCCTGAAGAAGTTGTTCAgactccagcagctgcctctgggaCTGAAAAGAAGGCAGAGCACAGACCCAGAGACTGTGTTGAGGACATAGATTATATTGATCAGAAAAAGGTGGCTGAGGAATACTGTCCAGAAAGCTTGCTTTCTTTATGCAACTTTTTTATCACAATGGTGCAAGACAAAAAGTGTTGA